One window of Paenibacillus sp. FSL K6-3182 genomic DNA carries:
- a CDS encoding AraC family transcriptional regulator produces the protein MPIIKTAIDTHSEAINEEVIYQNPLLFLKIWEIYSEADYFSTLEKHPWHYHKEVEFLAIIEGHLGVQSKHGYAVLGPGDVMVLGASQPHRSHKPLSEVQHYVVFQIDLGKHFDQSTMPYLNCFSELTEPLDKLNYIFDMNEIAKQETHAFILEIFKESQTRMRGYEIAITSIIKRLLLLLLRSDSRNLLNDTEEIELNRLRPVLDYVDTHLSSKLSVEDASSLLNLSYHYFIKYFKKTMGVSFVEYVNYKRIKRSELLLLTSELSIMDVSYEVGITNMAQFYKLFKRQNQCSPREYKLRMRSESRVAMEGMQ, from the coding sequence ATGCCTATAATAAAAACCGCCATTGATACGCATTCCGAAGCGATCAACGAAGAAGTCATTTATCAAAATCCGCTATTGTTTCTTAAAATTTGGGAGATTTACTCCGAAGCTGACTATTTCAGCACACTTGAGAAACATCCATGGCACTATCATAAAGAAGTAGAATTCCTCGCTATTATTGAAGGCCACTTAGGTGTGCAAAGCAAGCACGGCTATGCCGTCCTCGGACCAGGCGATGTTATGGTGCTAGGCGCCTCTCAGCCGCATCGCTCCCACAAGCCACTTTCGGAAGTACAGCACTATGTTGTATTTCAGATAGATTTGGGCAAACATTTTGACCAGAGTACGATGCCTTATTTGAATTGCTTCTCCGAGCTGACAGAGCCGCTCGATAAGCTTAATTATATTTTTGACATGAACGAAATAGCCAAGCAAGAAACCCATGCATTCATTTTGGAAATATTCAAAGAGTCGCAAACGAGGATGAGAGGCTACGAGATTGCTATCACCTCGATTATAAAACGATTGCTGCTTCTGCTGCTTAGAAGCGACAGCCGAAACCTGCTGAACGATACAGAGGAAATTGAACTAAATCGTTTACGACCCGTTCTCGATTATGTGGACACCCATTTAAGCAGTAAGCTGTCCGTAGAGGATGCTAGTTCTTTGCTTAATTTGAGCTACCACTATTTCATTAAATATTTCAAAAAAACGATGGGCGTCTCTTTCGTTGAATACGTCAACTATAAACGAATTAAACGATCCGAGCTGCTGCTGCTGACAAGTGAGCTAAGCATCATGGATGTCAGCTACGAGGTCGGCATTACGAACATGGCCCAGTTCTATAAGCTCTTTAAACGGCAAAATCAGTGCTCACCACGAGAATACAAGCTGCGCATGCGCAGCGAATCCAGAGTTGCGATGGAAGGCATGCAGTAA
- a CDS encoding ThuA domain-containing protein, whose translation MAKVTVWNENRHEQLNPVVAGIYPQGIHGAIAAFLTEAGYDAGTATLDEPEHGLTDEVLNNTDVLIWWGHLAHGDVKDEIVQKVQQRVLDGMGLIVLHSGHFSKIFKALMGTSCDLKWREADEKERLWVVAPSHPIAAGLGEYIELEKEEMYGEHFDIPAPDELIFTSWFEGGEVFRSGCTFTRGNGKVFYFRPGHETYPTYHNKDIQRVITNAVKWAQPVDRNRPVYGNAQPLEKISVK comes from the coding sequence ATGGCAAAGGTAACGGTATGGAATGAAAATCGTCATGAGCAATTAAATCCGGTTGTAGCTGGAATTTATCCTCAAGGTATTCACGGAGCGATTGCAGCTTTTCTAACTGAAGCTGGCTACGATGCGGGAACGGCTACACTAGATGAGCCAGAGCATGGATTAACGGATGAGGTATTAAACAATACAGATGTACTCATATGGTGGGGACATCTTGCGCATGGAGACGTAAAGGACGAAATCGTTCAAAAAGTACAACAGCGCGTGCTGGACGGAATGGGCTTGATTGTTCTTCACTCCGGTCATTTCTCCAAAATCTTTAAAGCATTGATGGGTACAAGCTGTGACTTGAAATGGCGTGAAGCGGATGAGAAGGAACGCCTTTGGGTTGTAGCGCCAAGCCATCCGATTGCTGCAGGCCTTGGGGAGTATATCGAGCTGGAAAAAGAAGAAATGTACGGCGAGCATTTTGATATTCCTGCTCCAGACGAGCTTATTTTTACAAGCTGGTTTGAAGGTGGAGAAGTGTTCCGCAGCGGCTGTACGTTTACACGTGGAAACGGCAAAGTATTTTACTTTAGACCGGGACATGAAACCTATCCGACGTACCATAACAAAGACATTCAACGCGTCATTACGAATGCCGTGAAATGGGCACAGCCGGTAGACCGCAATCGCCCGGTTTATGGAAATGCACAGCCACTTGAAAAAATTTCAGTAAAATAA
- a CDS encoding helix-turn-helix domain-containing protein — MMSKSWFNRLLLSYMPIFIIVVTFTFFVFFQLISEQGRKEAINANSMLSLQAMRLIDTSLRAIDNMVMKESINNKSLIDFFNSNENGDPYINISAVMKMNDMISYYPLIDSVYLVRYEDQVVLSNATGGHIDTYPDKAFIEQYRNTISQKWTDKRSFKQFTLLESKDVVSLVRGAPFMTGEKGMIVVNVATDSLERLVHELYNSEVSFIRIKDGAGNELLNEAEPVDSMRVYANYKSSYSNWSYISGFVQGTFIQTVSLLYNVWFVIGLLMIFAGLVWMIYISRRNAKPVEQIVSRFSGYKLALAESGKNTGSGRINEFVFIESALDNLTEQAKQYQQQYKEDLHLRTRNLFHQLIEAGAELTPLEWQREAQRLQLPAPADRHTLIVMELDKYGEFCSSYSRNDQNLLKFALRSITYEQSSRFGYACWAEWTASSRLSVILFESGNAPAAMLVQLCDSIRAWIEQNMKFTISIGIGDPALQHSEIAKSFQQALEALNYKMVLGENRLITREDMMSQGQVEVYAYLGMIRSAVYAFRKSEASWRAELDDLFSQMKQGLLTKDEIMNVINYLLYSLGRELSGLGKEFNLVWESEALPVLTGKLDNCHSLENMHEAIIGKMTELEHTFADMRYSGQHAGIIQEMRRVIEEEYVNPNMSLEYLSEKYDMNAKYVSKLFKETTGQKFIDFLIDIRLNEAKRLLKETRRTVQDIAEEVGYTSAISFTRVFKKVVGCSPGEYRSETLKQQNG, encoded by the coding sequence ATGATGAGCAAATCGTGGTTTAATCGGCTGCTTCTTTCCTATATGCCGATATTTATTATCGTAGTTACCTTCACTTTTTTTGTGTTTTTTCAATTAATTAGTGAGCAGGGTCGGAAAGAAGCTATTAATGCTAACAGTATGTTGTCTTTGCAAGCGATGAGGTTAATCGACACGTCCTTGCGAGCGATAGATAACATGGTGATGAAGGAATCGATTAACAACAAGTCACTTATCGATTTTTTCAACAGCAACGAGAATGGTGACCCTTATATTAACATTAGCGCCGTCATGAAAATGAACGATATGATTTCTTATTATCCACTCATTGATTCTGTCTATCTGGTTCGCTATGAAGATCAGGTTGTGCTAAGTAATGCGACGGGCGGACATATCGACACCTATCCAGACAAAGCTTTTATTGAGCAATATCGCAATACGATCTCTCAGAAATGGACGGATAAGCGGTCATTTAAGCAATTTACGTTATTGGAGAGCAAAGATGTTGTCAGCCTCGTGAGAGGTGCTCCATTCATGACGGGTGAAAAAGGTATGATCGTTGTGAATGTCGCAACGGATTCTTTGGAGCGTTTAGTTCATGAACTTTACAATTCGGAAGTCAGCTTCATTCGCATCAAAGACGGAGCGGGCAATGAATTGCTTAATGAGGCAGAACCTGTAGATTCTATGCGCGTTTATGCAAATTATAAATCGAGTTATTCGAATTGGTCTTATATAAGCGGTTTTGTGCAAGGTACGTTTATTCAAACGGTATCGTTGCTCTATAATGTATGGTTTGTGATCGGGCTCCTGATGATCTTTGCAGGTCTCGTATGGATGATTTATATATCAAGGCGAAATGCGAAGCCGGTAGAGCAGATTGTGTCACGCTTTAGTGGATATAAATTAGCACTGGCGGAAAGTGGTAAAAACACCGGATCTGGCAGGATTAACGAGTTTGTCTTTATCGAATCCGCTCTTGATAATTTAACGGAGCAGGCAAAGCAATATCAGCAGCAATATAAGGAAGATCTTCATTTACGGACACGTAATCTATTCCATCAGCTTATTGAAGCTGGAGCGGAGCTGACGCCTCTGGAATGGCAGCGCGAAGCGCAGCGGCTGCAGCTTCCCGCGCCTGCGGATCGCCATACGCTTATTGTCATGGAACTGGATAAGTACGGAGAGTTTTGCAGCAGTTATTCGCGAAACGATCAAAATTTGTTGAAATTCGCTCTGCGAAGCATTACTTATGAGCAATCGTCACGCTTCGGATACGCGTGCTGGGCAGAATGGACAGCCTCTTCTCGTCTCAGTGTTATTTTATTTGAGAGCGGGAATGCTCCTGCTGCAATGTTAGTTCAGCTTTGTGACAGCATTCGGGCTTGGATTGAACAAAATATGAAGTTCACGATTAGTATAGGAATCGGTGATCCAGCCTTGCAGCATTCTGAAATCGCAAAGTCGTTTCAACAGGCTTTGGAAGCACTTAATTACAAAATGGTGCTTGGCGAAAATCGCCTTATTACACGCGAGGATATGATGAGTCAAGGCCAAGTTGAAGTATACGCTTATCTTGGAATGATTAGATCTGCTGTTTATGCCTTCCGCAAATCAGAAGCGAGTTGGAGAGCAGAATTAGACGATTTGTTCAGCCAGATGAAGCAAGGCTTGCTCACTAAGGACGAGATTATGAATGTTATTAATTACTTGCTCTATAGTTTGGGACGCGAGCTGTCAGGTCTCGGCAAGGAATTTAATCTTGTATGGGAAAGCGAAGCACTGCCGGTTCTAACGGGGAAATTGGATAACTGCCATTCTCTGGAAAATATGCACGAGGCGATCATCGGTAAAATGACCGAGCTTGAGCATACGTTTGCAGATATGCGTTACAGCGGTCAGCATGCCGGCATTATTCAGGAAATGCGGAGAGTTATTGAAGAGGAATATGTAAATCCGAATATGTCGCTTGAATATTTAAGCGAGAAATATGATATGAATGCCAAATATGTGAGCAAGCTGTTCAAAGAAACAACAGGCCAGAAGTTCATTGATTTCTTAATTGATATTCGGCTGAATGAAGCGAAGCGGCTATTGAAAGAGACACGGAGGACGGTTCAGGATATTGCAGAAGAGGTTGGTTACACAAGTGCGATTTCGTTTACGAGAGTGTTCAAGAAAGTGGTTGGATGCTCGCCAGGCGAATACCGTTCAGAGACGCTGAAGCAGCAAAATGGCTGA
- a CDS encoding ABC transporter permease subunit: MARHWQLYFVILLPIAYLIIFKYVPMAGIVIAFKDYNVIKGIFGSEWIGLKYFKQFFESPNFWLYMKNTLGISFYGLLVGFPAPIILALALNEVRNGLFKKSVQLVSYAPYFISTVIMVSILIVNLTPNVGIVSKLFQMLGVENTNFMGIPSLFKSIYVWSDVWQHTGYGAIIYIAALAGVNPELYEAARVDGASRIQKIINVDIPSLIPVSVILLILNLGNLMKLGFEKIYLMQNPLNLATSEVISTYVYKVGLLGSSFSFSAAIGVFNSVINLTLLIVVNYIARKISNNSLW, encoded by the coding sequence ATGGCTCGCCACTGGCAATTGTATTTCGTCATTTTATTGCCGATTGCTTATCTCATCATATTCAAATATGTCCCCATGGCGGGCATCGTGATCGCGTTCAAAGATTACAACGTCATTAAGGGCATCTTTGGAAGCGAGTGGATCGGGCTAAAATATTTCAAGCAGTTTTTCGAATCTCCAAATTTTTGGCTCTATATGAAAAATACGCTTGGCATTAGCTTCTATGGCTTGTTAGTCGGCTTTCCAGCCCCAATCATCCTTGCGCTTGCGCTTAATGAAGTGCGCAATGGACTATTCAAGAAAAGTGTACAGCTGGTTTCTTATGCACCTTACTTTATATCAACGGTCATTATGGTATCGATCTTAATTGTCAACTTGACCCCAAACGTGGGGATCGTCAGCAAATTGTTCCAAATGCTTGGCGTGGAAAACACAAACTTTATGGGTATTCCTTCATTATTCAAATCCATCTATGTCTGGTCGGATGTGTGGCAGCATACCGGTTACGGGGCCATTATCTATATTGCGGCATTAGCTGGCGTCAATCCTGAGCTGTATGAAGCGGCAAGGGTTGATGGGGCATCGAGAATACAAAAAATTATTAATGTCGATATCCCTAGTTTGATTCCGGTATCTGTCATTCTTCTTATTCTTAATTTAGGCAATCTGATGAAGCTAGGTTTTGAGAAAATTTATTTGATGCAAAATCCGCTTAACCTAGCGACCTCAGAAGTCATTTCTACTTATGTGTATAAAGTGGGCTTGCTGGGTTCGAGCTTCAGCTTCTCAGCAGCGATCGGAGTTTTCAACTCCGTTATTAATTTAACATTGCTGATTGTCGTCAACTATATCGCTAGAAAAATTTCAAATAATAGTCTGTGGTAA
- a CDS encoding carbohydrate ABC transporter permease produces the protein MKKNVTIRESNGDRLFMAFIYAFLTVVLLVVLLPLLYILSSSFSSPQAVVSGKVWLFPVHFTLDGYKAVFNNPQIGTGFMNSLFYTVVGTIINVILTVMLAYPLARKTFYGRNFYMVLLVITMMFEGGLIPYYLVVKQLHLLDTRWAMILPGALAVFQVIIARTFFQTSIPEELSEAADLDGCSDIRFIFSIVLPLSKPILAVMMLMYAVGHWNAYFDALIFLRSQELFPLQIVLRNILILNTVDASMISNANQMLAQQGLKDLLKYSLIVVASGPVLIIYPFVQKYFVKGVMIGSLKG, from the coding sequence ATGAAAAAAAACGTTACCATTCGAGAATCAAACGGAGATCGTTTATTCATGGCATTCATTTATGCTTTTCTGACTGTGGTTCTATTAGTGGTGCTTCTGCCGCTTCTCTATATTTTAAGCTCTTCTTTTAGTTCGCCGCAGGCTGTCGTCTCCGGCAAGGTATGGCTGTTCCCGGTCCATTTCACGCTCGATGGCTACAAGGCGGTATTCAACAATCCGCAGATCGGCACTGGATTTATGAATTCATTGTTCTATACGGTAGTCGGAACGATCATTAATGTTATTCTGACGGTCATGCTTGCTTATCCGTTAGCGAGGAAAACGTTTTATGGAAGAAATTTTTACATGGTTCTTCTTGTTATCACGATGATGTTTGAGGGCGGGTTGATTCCGTATTATTTGGTTGTCAAACAATTGCATCTGCTGGATACAAGATGGGCTATGATTTTGCCGGGAGCTCTTGCCGTATTCCAAGTCATCATAGCACGAACCTTCTTCCAGACCAGTATTCCTGAGGAGCTGTCCGAGGCGGCGGACCTCGATGGCTGCAGCGACATTCGGTTTATTTTCAGCATCGTACTGCCGCTCTCGAAGCCTATCTTGGCCGTTATGATGCTGATGTATGCAGTAGGACATTGGAATGCATATTTCGATGCACTCATTTTTCTGCGATCCCAGGAATTGTTTCCCTTGCAAATCGTATTGCGTAATATTCTAATTCTAAATACGGTGGACGCGTCGATGATTTCCAATGCGAATCAGATGCTTGCTCAGCAGGGACTAAAGGATTTATTGAAATATTCATTGATTGTTGTTGCTAGCGGACCTGTACTCATCATCTATCCTTTTGTTCAGAAATATTTTGTGAAAGGCGTCATGATTGGTTCCTTGAAGGGATGA
- a CDS encoding ABC transporter substrate-binding protein, whose protein sequence is MRKGWKKSSAILMCVVLSCVVILAACSKDTGKSGNGKTEETGQKETNAVQEDLFTAVGTYPIVNKQMTLKMFAPQLPTIENMETNTYTKFLEEKTNIKIAWDLVPSNALEDRKQLMLASGDYPEVILQANLTREEQMKYGKQGVFLPLNELIDKYAPNIKKALADIPYMKSSITAPDGNIYALPQINECYHCDNALKLWINKAWLDKLGLQLPTTTEEFYQVMKAFKEQDPNGNGKNDELPLTGSDEMWAGNVSAFLMNAFIVDDYTEKNAGTFLSVKDSKVDFVANKDEWKQGLEYLNKLYKEGLIDPAAFTQNADAIQQLANREPDNIMGAVTTALISYGYNMSETQPRHKDYVTLPPLKGPSGVQQTLNFAGISKSQFAITNKATADQQIAAIRLADYLYTEEAIVLQENGPEGQGWRKAEDGELDIDGKQAKYAYIQRESKQTHNDGWEQIGPSLRTYAYRSSWMAIQDPLADGGYGTRLNTESKKYESFHSKEMYPNGVFIAQDDAEIAAQLKTTIIDYTKSNMAQFITGSKDISKEWDAYVKGFDGLQLGKYIEIYQKALGNS, encoded by the coding sequence ATGAGAAAAGGATGGAAAAAATCCAGTGCAATCTTAATGTGTGTCGTACTTAGCTGTGTTGTTATTCTAGCTGCTTGCAGCAAGGATACGGGGAAATCCGGCAATGGAAAAACAGAGGAAACAGGGCAAAAAGAAACAAATGCTGTGCAAGAGGATCTTTTTACAGCTGTAGGTACGTATCCCATTGTGAATAAGCAGATGACGCTTAAGATGTTTGCTCCTCAGCTTCCTACGATCGAGAACATGGAGACGAATACGTACACGAAGTTTTTGGAAGAAAAAACGAACATTAAGATTGCATGGGATCTCGTCCCAAGTAATGCGCTTGAGGACCGCAAACAGCTGATGCTCGCGAGCGGTGATTATCCGGAAGTCATTTTGCAAGCTAATCTGACAAGAGAAGAGCAAATGAAGTATGGGAAGCAAGGCGTATTCCTTCCTTTAAATGAATTAATCGATAAGTACGCTCCTAATATAAAAAAAGCTCTAGCAGATATTCCATATATGAAGTCGTCTATTACAGCTCCAGATGGAAACATCTATGCGCTGCCGCAAATTAATGAATGCTACCACTGCGACAATGCTTTGAAGCTTTGGATCAATAAGGCATGGCTTGACAAGCTTGGACTCCAGCTGCCTACAACAACGGAGGAATTCTATCAGGTCATGAAGGCATTTAAGGAACAAGATCCGAACGGAAACGGAAAGAATGATGAGCTTCCGCTTACAGGGTCCGATGAAATGTGGGCTGGCAACGTGTCCGCTTTCTTGATGAATGCGTTTATAGTAGATGATTATACCGAGAAAAATGCCGGTACCTTCTTATCAGTTAAAGATAGCAAAGTCGACTTTGTTGCTAACAAGGATGAATGGAAGCAAGGGCTTGAATATTTGAACAAGCTGTACAAGGAAGGGTTGATTGACCCGGCAGCCTTCACGCAAAATGCGGATGCGATTCAACAGCTGGCGAACCGCGAGCCGGATAACATTATGGGAGCTGTAACAACCGCGCTTATAAGCTATGGCTATAATATGTCGGAAACACAGCCTAGGCACAAGGATTATGTGACGCTGCCTCCGCTGAAAGGACCAAGTGGCGTACAGCAGACACTTAACTTCGCGGGCATTAGCAAATCGCAATTTGCAATTACGAATAAGGCGACCGCAGATCAACAGATCGCTGCGATCAGACTAGCCGATTATTTGTACACGGAGGAAGCGATTGTGCTGCAAGAGAATGGCCCTGAAGGTCAAGGCTGGCGCAAGGCAGAGGACGGCGAATTAGATATTGATGGCAAGCAGGCTAAGTATGCTTATATTCAACGGGAGAGCAAGCAAACGCATAACGATGGCTGGGAGCAAATTGGGCCTTCACTTCGTACCTATGCATACCGTTCCTCTTGGATGGCTATTCAGGACCCGCTAGCAGATGGTGGATATGGGACACGTTTGAATACGGAATCGAAAAAATATGAGTCATTCCATTCCAAAGAAATGTATCCAAACGGCGTATTCATTGCGCAAGATGATGCGGAAATCGCTGCTCAGCTCAAAACAACGATTATTGATTATACAAAATCCAATATGGCACAGTTTATTACGGGCTCCAAAGACATTAGCAAGGAATGGGATGCTTATGTGAAAGGTTTTGACGGCTTGCAGCTTGGCAAATACATTGAAATTTATCAAAAAGCATTAGGCAATTCTTAA
- a CDS encoding alpha-L-fucosidase, whose protein sequence is MSELTSDNVLEETEEQELHEGVHNFSSERDWIRPDNPVTLERLEWFKDQKLALMMHWGPYSQLGVVESWALSDEDQDWSREGIDWEKDGEAFKQQYFDLNKTFNPIRFQPDVWADLAEEGGFKYLIFTTKHHDGYCMWDTKTTNYRITDEQTPFHTHKYADICRHVFDAFRAKGLSIAAYFSKADWHTPYYWAPDMERSLTNTRRGPTYDPQEHPELWNKFVAFTHEQITELLTQYGRIDVLWLDAGWVKPLRSGQDIRLGEIVEKAREQQPWLLSADRTVGGPYENYVTPEQTIPTEAMNIPWESCITMGTSFSFRYEDKYKPTRQIVKILLEVVAKGGNLALNVAPQPDGRLPEGAIQRMKELGAWLKVNGEAIYGTRICAPYYTGSQAFTQKGDYVYCANHYPSADTVVSETVFIPYEGLLESIELLGMEGKLNWTQDNEGISVQLPEAAVKGPAPIAHVFRMLRKIKE, encoded by the coding sequence ATGAGCGAGCTAACCAGCGATAACGTGCTAGAAGAAACAGAAGAGCAAGAGCTGCATGAAGGTGTGCATAATTTTAGCAGCGAGCGTGATTGGATACGACCTGATAATCCAGTTACGCTTGAGCGACTGGAATGGTTTAAGGATCAGAAGCTCGCACTTATGATGCACTGGGGACCTTATTCCCAGCTAGGAGTTGTAGAGTCTTGGGCGCTAAGCGACGAGGATCAGGATTGGTCGCGCGAAGGCATTGACTGGGAGAAGGATGGCGAAGCATTCAAACAGCAATATTTTGATTTAAATAAGACGTTTAATCCGATTCGCTTTCAGCCAGACGTATGGGCAGATCTAGCGGAGGAGGGAGGTTTCAAATACCTCATTTTTACGACGAAGCATCATGACGGATATTGCATGTGGGACACAAAAACGACGAATTATCGCATCACTGATGAACAGACACCGTTTCATACGCATAAATATGCCGATATTTGCCGCCATGTATTTGATGCGTTCCGCGCGAAAGGATTGTCTATCGCGGCTTATTTCTCGAAAGCAGATTGGCATACGCCTTATTACTGGGCTCCGGATATGGAACGCAGCCTTACCAATACGCGGCGTGGACCTACTTACGACCCGCAGGAGCATCCAGAGCTGTGGAACAAGTTTGTCGCGTTTACCCACGAGCAGATTACGGAGTTATTGACGCAGTATGGCCGAATAGATGTGCTATGGCTTGATGCCGGCTGGGTAAAGCCGCTGCGGAGCGGCCAGGACATTCGCCTTGGCGAGATTGTGGAGAAAGCAAGGGAGCAGCAGCCATGGCTGCTCTCGGCAGATCGCACAGTAGGCGGACCGTATGAAAACTATGTTACCCCTGAGCAGACCATTCCCACCGAGGCGATGAACATCCCTTGGGAGAGCTGCATTACGATGGGGACGTCCTTCTCTTTCCGATATGAAGATAAATATAAACCGACGCGCCAAATCGTGAAGATTTTGCTTGAGGTTGTAGCTAAGGGCGGCAATCTCGCGTTAAATGTGGCTCCGCAGCCTGATGGCAGGCTTCCCGAAGGAGCTATCCAGCGCATGAAGGAGCTTGGCGCTTGGCTGAAGGTGAACGGCGAAGCGATTTATGGTACTCGCATTTGCGCGCCTTACTATACAGGCAGTCAAGCGTTCACGCAAAAAGGAGATTATGTTTATTGTGCCAACCACTATCCATCAGCTGATACAGTAGTTTCAGAGACGGTCTTTATTCCTTATGAAGGCTTGCTGGAGTCGATTGAGCTGCTCGGAATGGAAGGAAAGCTGAACTGGACACAGGATAATGAAGGGATTTCCGTGCAGCTGCCTGAAGCTGCTGTTAAGGGACCTGCACCAATAGCACATGTGTTTCGGATGTTGAGGAAAATTAAAGAATGA
- the murF gene encoding UDP-N-acetylmuramoyl-tripeptide--D-alanyl-D-alanine ligase, with the protein MRRPIIAVTGSAGKTTTKEMLASILERNRKTFKSFQNGNDIWFTSQYSKQIDSSYKAVVLEFGMKKAGDIRRHCRLIKPSIGVITTIGRAHVGHFKRGIRGIPNAKSELIRGMKQTGLLFINKDDRYSKLLDLASFKGKILTIGIENHADYQANRIRYLKNGMSFNARLGKENAAFFIPGFGHFNVYNALFAIAVSHQLGCTIPQIKRGLKKYEQPYARLTVHRLPRNTILIDDSFNTKPELDAALDLLWKVGKRRKKIAVLGEIHDLGRHSKKIHFNVGKKLMEQSIDRLYTIGSHAKEIRKGAIQSELSKSKTNHFHSVSGLKRKLAQNMPIGSAILLKGSTGINQKVKLMHLAEWFIQQAHSR; encoded by the coding sequence ATGCGCAGACCCATAATTGCCGTGACAGGCAGTGCAGGAAAAACAACGACAAAAGAGATGCTCGCTTCGATCTTGGAAAGAAATCGGAAAACGTTTAAATCGTTTCAAAATGGGAACGATATCTGGTTTACCTCCCAATATAGTAAACAAATCGATTCTTCGTATAAAGCGGTCGTCCTGGAATTCGGAATGAAGAAAGCTGGGGACATACGAAGGCATTGCCGCTTAATAAAGCCTTCGATCGGTGTAATCACAACGATAGGAAGAGCACATGTCGGCCATTTTAAAAGAGGAATACGTGGAATTCCTAATGCAAAATCAGAACTGATTAGAGGGATGAAGCAAACAGGGCTGTTATTTATAAATAAAGACGATAGATACTCCAAGCTGCTCGATTTGGCATCGTTTAAAGGGAAGATCTTGACTATTGGCATCGAAAATCATGCTGATTATCAAGCAAATCGTATCCGTTATTTAAAAAATGGGATGAGTTTCAACGCTCGATTAGGCAAAGAAAATGCAGCATTTTTCATTCCTGGCTTTGGTCATTTCAATGTATACAACGCCTTGTTTGCGATCGCTGTTTCCCATCAGCTTGGCTGTACCATTCCTCAGATCAAACGGGGGCTCAAAAAATATGAGCAGCCCTATGCACGATTAACTGTCCATCGTTTGCCTAGAAATACCATTCTCATTGACGATAGCTTCAATACGAAGCCAGAATTAGATGCTGCTTTGGACCTGCTGTGGAAGGTTGGCAAAAGGCGAAAAAAAATAGCTGTACTTGGAGAGATTCATGATCTCGGAAGGCATTCAAAAAAGATTCATTTTAACGTTGGAAAAAAACTAATGGAGCAATCCATTGATCGTCTTTACACGATTGGCAGCCATGCGAAAGAAATCCGTAAAGGAGCCATTCAGTCTGAACTTTCCAAAAGTAAGACAAACCATTTCCACTCCGTTTCCGGATTAAAAAGAAAGTTAGCTCAAAACATGCCAATTGGATCAGCCATCCTGCTTAAGGGCAGTACGGGGATAAATCAAAAAGTAAAACTTATGCATCTAGCTGAATGGTTCATTCAACAGGCTCATTCACGGTAA
- a CDS encoding cell wall hydrolase yields the protein MTLRERLWMLGYKDSQLKKALLAFQRDFHTSKSKALSKLTLLRLRKLTDGNMKLNLLSRIIHSESNGEPYRGMVAVGAVVLNRLKSHQFPNSLTAVITQPLAFTVVQNGRFWLEPTLLSYKAAKEAFSGTDPTGNCLFFFNPDLSSSRWILRLRPKLRIGRHVFA from the coding sequence GTGACATTAAGGGAACGTTTGTGGATGCTTGGTTACAAGGATAGTCAGCTAAAGAAGGCTTTGCTGGCCTTTCAACGTGATTTTCACACGAGCAAATCCAAGGCATTAAGTAAATTAACACTGCTCCGTTTAAGAAAGCTGACTGACGGAAATATGAAGTTGAATCTATTATCAAGAATCATTCACAGTGAATCTAACGGTGAGCCCTACCGTGGAATGGTTGCCGTAGGTGCAGTTGTTCTAAATCGACTGAAATCCCATCAATTTCCGAATTCACTCACCGCTGTTATTACTCAACCGTTAGCTTTTACAGTGGTACAAAATGGACGGTTTTGGCTGGAGCCAACTCTTCTGTCTTATAAAGCAGCCAAGGAAGCTTTCAGTGGTACGGACCCTACGGGCAATTGTTTATTTTTTTTTAATCCCGATTTATCCAGCTCCCGTTGGATTCTAAGACTTCGTCCAAAACTTAGAATTGGCCGCCATGTTTTTGCTTAG